The Cydia amplana chromosome 11, ilCydAmpl1.1, whole genome shotgun sequence genome includes a region encoding these proteins:
- the LOC134652246 gene encoding glycine cleavage system H protein, mitochondrial-like, which yields MALQRHIFLATKQYISRCSILQANLRQSYCELRHKYSTEASGERKFTDRHEWVVVKNNIGTVGISKYAQESLGDVVFAQLPEPGTEIKAGDECGALESVKAASEIYSPVTGTVTEKNAEVESKPGLINTSCYDQGWLFKLKLSDPAEVSKLMNEEQYETFLKTDAEKDH from the coding sequence ATGGCTCTGCAAAGGCACATCTTTTTGGCTACAAAGCAATACATATCAAGGTGCTCCATCCTCCAAGCCAACTTGAGACAGTCATATTGTGAACTACGACACAAATACAGCACAGAAGCCTCTGGAGAGAGGAAGTTCACAGACCGCCATGAATGGGTGGTTGTTAAAAATAACATTGGCACTGTAGGAATCAGCAAATACGCACAGGAGTCACTTGGTGATGTTGTATTTGCTCAGCTCCCTGAACCGGGTACAGAAATCAAAGCGGGAGACGAGTGTGGAGCCCTCGAGAGTGTAAAGGCAGCGAGTGAGATCTATTCACCGGTTACTGGCACCGTTACTGAGAAAAACGCTGAGGTGGAAAGCAAACCTGGTCTGATTAATACCTCCTGTTACGACCAAGGCTGGCTCTTTAAACTAAAGCTGTCCGACCCCGCCGAAGTCTCTAAGCTGATGAATGAAGAACAGTATGAAACGTTCCTAAAAACAGACGCAGAGAAGGACCattag